The Streptomyces sp. Alt3 genome has a segment encoding these proteins:
- a CDS encoding putative protein N(5)-glutamine methyltransferase, with the protein MQEFAPQLTFATLVTALRAAGCVFAEDEAELLLSTAADPAALAAMLERRVAGHPLEHVLGWAEFCGLRIAVDPGVFVPRRRTEFLVRQAAALAPDRAVVVDLCCGTGALGRALASTLRDIELHAADVEPAAVRCARRNVGTLGTVHEGDLFAPLPRALRGRVDVLLANVPYVPTEDVGLLPAEARIHEPLVALDGGGDGLDVMRHVVGEAADWLAPGGSLLVETSERQAPVAEETVRSGGLAARVVVSEELYATVVIGTRPR; encoded by the coding sequence GTGCAGGAATTCGCCCCACAGCTCACCTTCGCCACCCTCGTCACCGCCCTTCGCGCCGCCGGCTGTGTCTTCGCCGAGGACGAGGCGGAACTCCTTCTGTCGACAGCGGCCGACCCCGCCGCACTCGCGGCCATGCTGGAGCGCCGAGTGGCCGGACACCCGCTCGAACACGTCCTCGGCTGGGCCGAGTTCTGCGGGCTGCGCATCGCCGTGGACCCGGGGGTCTTCGTGCCCCGGCGGCGTACGGAGTTCCTCGTGCGGCAGGCCGCCGCACTCGCGCCCGACCGGGCGGTCGTGGTCGACCTCTGCTGCGGCACCGGGGCGCTCGGCCGTGCGCTCGCGTCGACGTTGCGGGACATCGAACTGCACGCCGCCGACGTGGAACCCGCAGCCGTGCGCTGCGCCCGGCGCAACGTGGGCACGCTCGGGACCGTCCACGAGGGCGACCTCTTCGCTCCGCTGCCCCGCGCCCTGCGCGGACGGGTCGACGTCCTGCTCGCCAACGTGCCGTACGTGCCCACCGAGGACGTCGGGCTGCTGCCCGCCGAGGCCCGCATCCACGAGCCGCTCGTCGCGCTCGACGGAGGGGGCGACGGCCTCGACGTGATGCGGCACGTCGTCGGCGAGGCGGCGGACTGGCTGGCCCCCGGCGGCAGCCTGCTGGTCGAGACGAGCGAGCGGCAGGCGCCGGTGGCCGAGGAGACGGTGCGGAGCGGCGGACTGGCCGCGCGTGTCGTCGTCTCCGAGGAGCTGTACGCCACCGTCGTCATCGGCACCAGGCCCCGGTAG
- a CDS encoding bifunctional [glutamine synthetase] adenylyltransferase/[glutamine synthetase]-adenylyl-L-tyrosine phosphorylase, with product MTTVPGRRSSTFTRLLRHGFTDPSAAERLLDLPELSSVRADPVLFDALGATADPDLALHGLVRLVEAEEADERQILLDTLVTAKPLRDRLLGALGASEALGDHLARHPRDWQALVTYEATDLHPGVPEFEHMLSDVVDPDSLRVAYRRSLLSIAARDVCGTTDVAEVAAELADLATATLRAALAIARADAPSDAAQCRIAVIAMGKCGGHELNYVSDVDVIFVGEPIDGAEESGALQAATRLVAHMMRICSDTTVEGTIWPVDANLRPEGRNGPLVRTVSSHLAYYQRWAKTWEFQALLKARPVAGDPELGAEYLEAVSPLVWQAADRENFVGDVQKMRRRVVDNIPVDRVDRELKLGPGGLRDVEFAVQLLQLVHGRSDSTLRVGSTLEALGALADGGYVGRADAAQMDEAYRFLRAMEHRIQLYRLRRTHMVPEDEADLRRLGRSLGLRTDPVAELNRAWRRHASVVRRLHEKLFYRPLLDAVAQLAPGESRLSAKAAGVRLEALGYADPAAALRHLEALSSGVSRKAAIQRTLLPVLLGWFADSADPDAGLLGFRQVSDALGKTPWYLRLLRDEGAAAENLARVLSAGRLAPDLLMRAPEAVAILGDPEGLRPRSRDHLEQEVLAAVGRAPGAEAAVAVARGVRRRELFRTTAADIIGSYGTEDNPAETDPGALVDRVGSAVTDLNAATLSGALRAAVRERWGSTLPTRFAVIGMGRFGGHELSYGSDADVLFVHQPREGVSDEEAARAANAVVAEMRRLLELPTADPPLLIDADLRPEGKTGPLARTLKSYGAYYRRWSLVWESQALLRAEPMAGDGELGRAFVELVDPLRYPVEGLGDEAVREIRRLKARMESERMPRGADPTLHTKLGRGGLSDVEWTVQLIQMQHGWAEPGLRTTRTREALAAACAADLIPAEEARTLDEAWVLASRVRNAVMLVRGRPGDTFPSNPRELTAVGRYLGYEPGHVGDMLDDYRRITRRARAVVDERFYGASG from the coding sequence ATGACGACGGTGCCGGGACGCAGGAGCAGTACGTTCACCCGCCTGCTGCGGCACGGCTTCACCGATCCGTCGGCCGCCGAACGCCTGCTCGACCTGCCCGAGCTCTCCTCCGTACGCGCCGATCCAGTCCTCTTCGACGCGCTCGGTGCGACGGCCGACCCCGATCTGGCCCTGCACGGCCTCGTGCGGCTCGTCGAGGCCGAGGAGGCCGACGAGCGGCAGATCCTGCTGGACACCCTCGTCACGGCCAAGCCGCTGCGGGACCGGCTCCTCGGCGCCCTCGGTGCCTCCGAGGCGCTCGGGGACCATCTGGCACGGCATCCGCGCGACTGGCAGGCGCTGGTCACCTACGAGGCCACCGATCTGCACCCCGGGGTCCCCGAGTTCGAGCACATGCTCAGCGACGTCGTCGACCCGGACTCGCTGAGGGTCGCCTACCGCAGGTCCCTGCTCTCGATAGCGGCCCGTGACGTCTGCGGGACGACGGACGTCGCCGAGGTCGCCGCGGAGCTCGCCGATCTCGCGACGGCCACCCTGCGTGCGGCGCTCGCCATCGCCCGCGCCGACGCGCCCTCGGACGCCGCGCAGTGCCGTATCGCCGTCATCGCGATGGGCAAGTGCGGCGGACACGAGCTGAACTACGTCTCCGACGTCGACGTGATCTTCGTAGGCGAACCGATCGACGGCGCGGAGGAGAGCGGCGCCCTTCAGGCCGCCACCCGGCTCGTCGCCCACATGATGCGGATCTGCTCCGACACCACCGTCGAGGGCACCATCTGGCCCGTCGACGCCAACCTCCGCCCCGAGGGCCGCAACGGACCGCTGGTGCGGACCGTCTCCTCGCACCTCGCCTACTACCAGCGCTGGGCCAAGACCTGGGAGTTCCAGGCGCTCCTGAAGGCCCGGCCCGTCGCGGGCGACCCGGAGCTCGGGGCGGAGTACCTCGAAGCCGTGTCCCCGCTGGTGTGGCAGGCCGCCGACCGGGAGAACTTCGTCGGCGACGTACAGAAGATGCGCCGGCGCGTCGTCGACAACATCCCCGTCGACCGTGTCGACCGCGAGCTCAAGCTGGGCCCCGGCGGGCTCCGGGACGTCGAGTTCGCCGTCCAGCTGCTCCAGCTGGTCCACGGGCGCAGCGACAGCACCCTGCGCGTCGGCTCCACGCTGGAGGCGCTGGGGGCACTCGCCGACGGCGGATACGTCGGCCGGGCGGACGCCGCGCAGATGGACGAGGCCTACCGCTTCCTGAGGGCCATGGAGCACCGCATCCAGCTCTACCGGCTCCGCCGCACCCACATGGTCCCCGAGGACGAGGCCGACCTGCGTCGGCTCGGGCGGTCCCTCGGGCTGCGTACGGACCCGGTCGCCGAACTGAACCGGGCGTGGCGGCGGCACGCCTCCGTCGTGCGGCGGCTGCACGAGAAGCTCTTCTACCGGCCGCTCCTGGACGCCGTGGCCCAGCTCGCCCCCGGCGAGAGCCGGCTCAGCGCCAAGGCCGCCGGTGTCCGGCTGGAGGCCCTCGGCTACGCCGATCCCGCCGCAGCGCTGCGGCACCTGGAAGCCCTGTCGTCGGGGGTCTCCCGCAAGGCCGCGATCCAGCGGACGCTGCTGCCGGTGCTGCTCGGCTGGTTCGCGGACTCCGCCGATCCGGACGCCGGGCTCCTCGGCTTCCGGCAGGTGTCCGACGCGCTCGGCAAGACCCCGTGGTACCTACGCCTCCTGCGCGACGAGGGCGCCGCCGCCGAGAACCTCGCCCGGGTCCTGTCCGCCGGCCGGCTCGCCCCGGACCTGCTGATGCGCGCCCCGGAGGCCGTCGCCATCCTCGGCGACCCCGAGGGACTGAGGCCGCGCAGCCGGGACCACCTGGAGCAGGAGGTGCTGGCCGCGGTCGGCCGTGCCCCCGGTGCGGAGGCGGCCGTCGCGGTGGCCCGCGGCGTTCGCCGGCGTGAGCTGTTCCGTACGACGGCGGCCGACATCATCGGCTCGTACGGCACCGAGGACAACCCGGCCGAGACCGACCCGGGGGCCCTGGTCGACCGGGTCGGATCCGCCGTCACCGACCTGAACGCCGCCACGCTCTCCGGGGCGCTGCGCGCCGCCGTCCGCGAGCGGTGGGGCTCCACCCTGCCGACCCGGTTCGCCGTCATCGGCATGGGCCGCTTCGGCGGGCACGAGCTGAGCTACGGCTCGGACGCGGACGTCCTGTTCGTCCACCAGCCCCGGGAGGGGGTCAGCGACGAGGAGGCCGCCCGGGCGGCGAACGCCGTCGTCGCGGAGATGCGCAGACTGCTGGAGCTGCCGACCGCCGATCCGCCTCTGCTCATCGACGCCGACCTGAGGCCGGAGGGCAAGACCGGTCCCCTCGCCCGCACCCTGAAGTCGTACGGGGCCTACTACCGGCGCTGGTCGCTGGTGTGGGAGAGCCAGGCGCTCCTGCGCGCCGAGCCCATGGCCGGCGACGGGGAGCTGGGGCGCGCGTTCGTCGAGCTCGTCGACCCGCTGCGCTACCCGGTCGAGGGACTGGGTGACGAGGCCGTCCGGGAGATCCGGCGGCTCAAGGCGCGGATGGAGTCCGAGCGCATGCCGCGCGGCGCCGATCCGACGCTCCACACCAAGCTCGGGCGCGGCGGGCTGAGCGACGTCGAGTGGACGGTGCAGCTCATCCAGATGCAGCACGGCTGGGCGGAACCCGGCCTGCGGACCACGCGTACGCGCGAGGCGCTGGCGGCCGCGTGCGCGGCGGACCTGATCCCGGCGGAGGAGGCCCGGACCCTGGACGAGGCCTGGGTGCTGGCGTCCCGCGTGCGCAACGCGGTGATGCTGGTGCGGGGGCGGCCGGGCGACACGTTCCCCTCCAACCCGCGTGAGCTGACGGCGGTGGGCCGCTACCTCGGCTACGAGCCGGGGCACGTGGGGGACATGCTGGACGACTACCGGCGGATCACCCGGCGTGCACGGGCGGTGGTGGACGAACGGTTCTACGGAGCCTCGGGCTGA
- a CDS encoding phosphatase PAP2 family protein has product MRIRVSLSSLRSPRRPRLWFEILLIAVSYWLYSLVRNAVPEQKAAALRNADWIWSLEHSMGLAFEQTVNHAVNSVTWLIVSMNYYYATLHFVVTIGVLVWLFRRHPGRYAAARLALFATTAVALLGYYVFPLAPPRLMSGGGFFDTVMLHQTWGSMASGNFKHMSNQYAAMPSMHIGWSLWCGLTICALASAPWARILGALYPVATLVVIVATANHFWLDAVGGMACLTFGVAMSYAWYGALPHRLPKRVQRPGRSRLRALRRPPLRAPELTPRADSGSTGD; this is encoded by the coding sequence ATGCGCATCCGCGTCTCCCTCAGCTCCCTGCGCTCCCCGCGCCGCCCGCGTCTCTGGTTCGAGATCCTGCTGATCGCGGTCAGTTACTGGCTCTACTCGCTGGTGCGCAACGCCGTTCCCGAGCAGAAGGCCGCGGCCCTGCGGAACGCCGACTGGATCTGGTCCCTGGAACACAGCATGGGGCTCGCCTTCGAGCAGACGGTCAACCACGCCGTCAACTCGGTGACATGGCTGATCGTGTCGATGAACTACTACTACGCGACGCTCCATTTCGTCGTGACCATCGGTGTGCTGGTCTGGTTGTTCCGCCGGCATCCGGGCCGCTACGCGGCAGCCCGTCTGGCCCTCTTCGCCACCACCGCGGTGGCCCTGCTCGGCTACTACGTCTTCCCGCTGGCGCCGCCCAGGCTGATGAGCGGCGGCGGCTTCTTCGACACGGTGATGCTGCACCAGACCTGGGGCTCGATGGCCTCGGGCAACTTCAAGCACATGTCGAACCAGTACGCGGCGATGCCGTCCATGCACATCGGCTGGTCCCTGTGGTGCGGTCTGACCATCTGCGCCCTGGCCTCCGCCCCGTGGGCCCGGATCCTGGGCGCCCTGTACCCCGTGGCCACGCTCGTGGTGATCGTGGCGACCGCGAACCACTTCTGGCTGGACGCGGTGGGCGGTATGGCCTGCCTGACGTTCGGCGTGGCGATGTCCTACGCCTGGTACGGGGCTCTGCCGCACCGACTGCCGAAGCGGGTCCAGCGGCCGGGCCGGAGCCGCCTGCGCGCCCTGCGCCGGCCACCCCTGCGCGCGCCCGAGCTGACTCCCAGGGCCGATTCGGGTTCCACCGGCGACTGA
- a CDS encoding LacI family DNA-binding transcriptional regulator, which translates to MTARLADIATQAGVSEATVSRVLNGKPGVAATTRESVLAALDVLGYERPVRLRRRSAGLVGLITPELENPIFPALAQVIGQALTRQGYTPVLATQTPGGSTEDELTEMLVDRGVSGIIFVSGLHADTSADMQRYEQLRAQGVPFVLVNGFSPKVQAPFISPDDRAAMRLAVTHLVALGHQRIGLAVGPKRFVPVLRKIEGFHATMREQLGLTADAVEELIQHSLYTLEGGQAAASALMERGCTAVVCASDMMALGAIRAARRLSMEVPRDLSVVGYDDSPLIAFTDPPLTTIRQPVTAMGQAAVRTLLEEIGGTPAPHSEFVFMPELVVRGSTASGPAPASPGHTRR; encoded by the coding sequence ATGACCGCACGGCTTGCCGATATCGCAACTCAGGCGGGGGTCAGCGAAGCGACGGTCAGCCGCGTACTGAACGGCAAGCCCGGTGTTGCCGCGACCACCCGTGAATCCGTCCTGGCGGCGCTCGACGTCCTCGGCTACGAACGCCCCGTCCGGCTGCGCAGGCGCAGCGCCGGCCTCGTCGGCCTGATCACGCCCGAGCTGGAGAACCCGATCTTCCCCGCGCTGGCCCAGGTCATCGGCCAGGCGCTCACCAGGCAGGGCTACACACCGGTGCTGGCGACGCAGACGCCGGGCGGCTCCACCGAGGACGAACTCACCGAGATGCTCGTCGACCGCGGGGTCTCGGGCATCATCTTCGTCTCCGGACTGCACGCGGACACCTCTGCCGACATGCAGCGGTACGAGCAACTGCGCGCCCAGGGTGTCCCCTTCGTCCTGGTCAACGGCTTCTCCCCCAAGGTGCAGGCGCCGTTCATCTCCCCGGACGACCGTGCGGCGATGCGGCTCGCGGTGACGCATCTGGTGGCGCTGGGACATCAGCGCATCGGACTGGCGGTCGGACCGAAGCGCTTCGTGCCGGTGCTCCGCAAGATCGAGGGGTTCCACGCCACGATGCGGGAGCAGCTCGGACTCACCGCCGATGCCGTGGAGGAGCTGATCCAGCACTCCCTGTACACGCTGGAGGGCGGGCAGGCGGCGGCCTCGGCCCTGATGGAGCGCGGGTGCACCGCGGTGGTGTGCGCGAGCGACATGATGGCGCTGGGCGCCATCCGCGCGGCCCGCAGGCTGTCGATGGAGGTCCCGCGCGACCTCTCGGTGGTCGGGTACGACGACTCGCCCCTCATAGCCTTCACCGATCCGCCGCTCACCACGATCCGGCAGCCGGTGACGGCGATGGGCCAGGCCGCGGTGCGCACCCTGCTGGAGGAGATCGGTGGCACTCCGGCTCCGCACAGCGAGTTCGTCTTCATGCCCGAGCTGGTCGTACGCGGTTCAACCGCATCGGGTCCGGCCCCTGCCTCCCCGGGGCACACCCGCCGGTGA
- a CDS encoding extracellular solute-binding protein, which produces MRRGITATALVATLALAATACGGDDESGGSKSSGELSGTVTWWDTSNVGSEDKVFKKIAEGFEKKHPKVDVKYVNVPFGEAQNKFKNAAQAGSGAPDVIRSEVAWTPEFADLGYLAPLDGTAALKDEGDFLKQAAASTKYKGKTYAVPQVIDSMGIFYNKKMFADAGVEPPAKIADLKTVAEKIKKKTGKTGLYLRGDDSYYFLSFLYGEGGDLVDADAKTVTVDNAAGVKAFGVVKDLVESGTAKTDATDGWENMMQSFKNGDVAMMINGPWAVADTLTGKEFTDKANLGISTVPAGTAGQGAPQGGHNLGVYAGSKNLDASYAFVEYMTSVEAQAQTAGELNLLPTRTSAYSKKEAVDSEIVQFFKPVVETAVERPWIPETGSLFAPLNVEYTKVLTGQTTPEKAAKATGDSYRKLLKGWK; this is translated from the coding sequence ATGCGACGTGGCATAACGGCCACCGCCCTGGTCGCGACCCTGGCGCTCGCGGCGACCGCCTGCGGAGGCGACGACGAGTCCGGCGGCAGCAAGAGCTCGGGCGAGCTCTCCGGCACGGTGACCTGGTGGGACACCTCGAACGTCGGCAGCGAGGACAAGGTCTTCAAGAAGATCGCCGAGGGCTTCGAGAAGAAGCACCCGAAGGTCGACGTCAAGTACGTCAACGTTCCCTTCGGCGAGGCGCAGAACAAGTTCAAGAACGCGGCCCAGGCCGGTTCCGGCGCCCCCGACGTCATCCGCTCCGAGGTCGCCTGGACCCCCGAGTTCGCCGACCTCGGCTACCTGGCCCCGCTGGACGGCACCGCGGCGCTCAAGGACGAGGGCGACTTCCTCAAGCAGGCCGCCGCCTCGACCAAGTACAAGGGCAAGACGTACGCGGTCCCGCAGGTGATCGACTCCATGGGCATCTTCTACAACAAGAAGATGTTCGCCGACGCGGGCGTCGAGCCGCCGGCGAAGATCGCCGACCTGAAGACCGTCGCCGAGAAGATCAAGAAGAAGACCGGCAAGACCGGTCTCTACCTGCGCGGCGACGACTCGTACTACTTCCTCTCCTTCCTCTACGGCGAGGGCGGTGACCTGGTCGACGCCGACGCGAAGACCGTCACCGTGGACAACGCCGCGGGCGTCAAGGCGTTCGGTGTCGTGAAGGACCTCGTCGAATCCGGGACGGCGAAGACCGACGCCACGGACGGCTGGGAGAACATGATGCAGTCGTTCAAGAACGGCGACGTCGCCATGATGATCAACGGCCCCTGGGCCGTGGCCGACACCCTGACCGGCAAGGAGTTCACCGACAAGGCGAACCTGGGCATCTCCACGGTGCCGGCCGGCACCGCGGGCCAGGGCGCTCCGCAGGGCGGCCACAACCTCGGTGTCTACGCGGGCTCCAAGAACCTCGACGCCTCCTACGCGTTCGTCGAGTACATGACCTCGGTCGAGGCCCAGGCCCAGACCGCGGGTGAGCTCAACCTGCTGCCGACCCGCACCTCCGCGTACTCCAAGAAGGAGGCCGTGGACAGCGAGATCGTGCAGTTCTTCAAGCCCGTCGTCGAGACCGCGGTCGAGCGTCCCTGGATCCCGGAGACCGGCAGCCTCTTCGCCCCGCTGAACGTCGAGTACACCAAGGTCCTCACCGGCCAGACCACGCCGGAGAAGGCCGCGAAGGCGACCGGCGACTCCTACCGCAAGCTCCTCAAGGGCTGGAAGTAA
- a CDS encoding carbohydrate ABC transporter permease: MAVHTSQSVAKAAGDDVARGRSRGTGNPPPPSRFRRALSVHWYAWTMVAPVVLVIGVIIGYPLVRGIWLSMTDANERNVARSIGVNEMPATYEFVGLDNYADALTGNQFLGTLGWTLVWTVSCVTITFCLGMALANILNRRIVGRSAYRMALILPWAIPGFVSVFAWRFLYNENNGLLNKILGGAGIDGIPWLNDPTWAKFSVIAVNVWLGVPFMMVALLGGLQSIPAEQYEAAEMDGATAWQRFRHVTLPGLRPVSTTVVLLSTIWTFNMFPVIFLLTRGGPGEATQILVTQAYKFSFEISPRDFAQSSTWGVLILVLLMLFAMVYRRVLRTQGDNW, translated from the coding sequence ATGGCTGTCCACACCAGCCAGTCGGTGGCGAAGGCCGCGGGCGACGACGTCGCCCGCGGCCGGAGCCGCGGTACTGGTAACCCCCCACCGCCGAGCAGGTTCCGGCGCGCCCTGTCGGTCCACTGGTACGCCTGGACCATGGTCGCCCCGGTCGTGCTCGTCATCGGCGTGATCATCGGCTATCCGCTGGTCCGCGGTATCTGGCTGTCGATGACCGACGCCAACGAGCGCAACGTCGCCCGGTCCATCGGTGTCAACGAGATGCCCGCGACCTACGAGTTCGTGGGTCTGGACAACTACGCGGACGCCCTGACCGGCAATCAGTTCCTCGGGACGCTCGGCTGGACACTGGTGTGGACGGTCTCCTGTGTGACCATCACCTTCTGCCTGGGCATGGCCCTCGCCAACATCCTCAACCGCAGGATCGTCGGCCGCTCCGCCTACCGCATGGCCCTGATCCTGCCCTGGGCCATCCCCGGCTTCGTGTCGGTCTTCGCCTGGCGCTTCCTCTACAACGAGAACAACGGGCTGCTCAACAAGATCCTCGGCGGCGCCGGCATCGACGGCATACCGTGGCTGAACGACCCCACCTGGGCGAAGTTCTCCGTCATCGCCGTCAACGTCTGGCTCGGCGTGCCGTTCATGATGGTCGCCCTCCTCGGCGGACTGCAGTCGATCCCCGCCGAGCAGTACGAGGCCGCGGAGATGGACGGCGCCACCGCCTGGCAGCGCTTCCGCCACGTCACGCTCCCCGGACTGCGCCCGGTGTCCACCACGGTGGTCCTGCTCTCCACCATCTGGACCTTCAACATGTTCCCGGTGATCTTCCTGCTGACCCGCGGCGGACCCGGTGAGGCCACGCAGATCCTGGTCACCCAGGCGTACAAATTCTCCTTCGAGATCAGCCCGCGCGACTTCGCGCAGTCCTCCACCTGGGGCGTGCTGATCCTCGTACTCCTGATGCTCTTCGCCATGGTGTACCGGCGAGTGCTCCGCACGCAGGGAGACAACTGGTGA
- a CDS encoding sugar ABC transporter permease — translation MTTATAPSATAETSARHGARKVRRRGDRSPAASLALHLTLIITSVIAVFPVLWVLLTSLKPAKFASTTDFFKETTFENYTNLIKDTEFLSWFGNSVIVAGLSTVIGVFVSATTGYAVSRFRFPGKRGLMWTLLVTQMFPVAVLIVPIYNIMSTMGLLNQPAGLVITYLTISVPFCAWMMKGFFDTIPREIDESGQVDGLTPFGTFWRLILPLAKPGLAVTAFYSFITAWGEVAYASAFMVGDENLTLAGGLQKFVNQYGAQWGPMTAASVLIAIPAALVFLFAQKHLVTGMSAGAVKG, via the coding sequence GTGACCACCGCCACCGCACCCTCCGCAACCGCCGAGACCTCCGCCCGGCACGGCGCCCGCAAGGTCCGCCGCCGCGGCGACCGCTCGCCGGCCGCGTCCCTGGCCCTGCACCTCACCCTGATCATCACCTCGGTGATCGCGGTCTTCCCGGTGCTGTGGGTCCTGCTGACGTCGCTGAAGCCCGCGAAGTTCGCGTCGACCACGGACTTCTTCAAAGAGACGACGTTCGAGAACTACACCAACCTGATCAAGGACACCGAGTTCCTGAGCTGGTTCGGCAACTCCGTGATCGTCGCGGGGCTCTCCACCGTCATCGGTGTCTTCGTCTCCGCCACCACCGGCTACGCCGTCAGCCGCTTCCGCTTCCCCGGCAAGCGCGGGCTGATGTGGACGCTGCTCGTCACCCAGATGTTCCCGGTGGCCGTCCTCATCGTGCCGATCTACAACATCATGTCGACGATGGGCCTGCTCAACCAGCCGGCCGGGCTCGTCATCACCTACCTCACCATCTCGGTGCCCTTCTGCGCCTGGATGATGAAGGGCTTCTTCGACACGATCCCGCGCGAGATCGACGAGTCGGGGCAGGTCGACGGGCTCACCCCGTTCGGGACGTTCTGGCGGCTCATCCTGCCGCTCGCCAAGCCCGGCCTCGCCGTCACCGCCTTCTACTCCTTCATCACCGCCTGGGGCGAAGTGGCCTACGCCTCCGCCTTCATGGTCGGTGACGAGAACCTCACGCTCGCCGGCGGACTGCAGAAGTTCGTCAACCAGTACGGAGCCCAGTGGGGCCCGATGACCGCGGCGTCCGTGCTCATCGCGATCCCGGCCGCGCTGGTCTTCCTGTTCGCGCAGAAGCACCTGGTCACCGGCATGTCCGCCGGAGCCGTCAAGGGCTGA
- a CDS encoding glycoside hydrolase family 13 protein, whose translation MTQHLAAPSTGTSDDAPGHRTGWWQDAVIYQVYPRSFADGNGDGMGDLAGVTARLPYLRDLGVDAVWLSPFYASPQADAGYDVADYRAIDPMFGTLLDADALIREAHGLSLRVIVDLVPNHSSDQHEWFKRALAEGPGSALRERYHFRPGKGTDGELPPNDWESIFGGPAWTRTTDPDGTPGDWYLHLFAPEQPDFNWEHPAVADEFRSILRFWLDMGADGFRVDVAHGLVKAEGLPDLGSHDQLKLLGNDVMPFFDQDGVHEIYRSWRTVLDEYSGDRVLVAEAWTPTVERTANYVRPDEMHQAFNFQYLSTAWDAAELRTVIDSSLDAMRPVGAPTTWVLSNHDVTRHATRFGNPPGLGTQIRTPGDRELGLRRARAATLLMLALPGSAYIYQGEELGLPDVTDLPDEARQDPSFFRAEGQDGYRDGCRVPIPWTREGSSYGFGSGGSWLPQPDSWGELSVEAQSGTEGSTLELYRAAIAARREHPGLGAGTDVEWLDAPEGVLALGRPGFVATVNTTGAPVSIAAPGTLLLASGPVAVDGTTVELPADTTVWWTV comes from the coding sequence ATGACCCAGCACCTCGCTGCCCCCTCCACCGGCACGTCCGACGACGCCCCGGGCCACCGCACCGGCTGGTGGCAGGACGCGGTGATCTACCAGGTGTACCCACGCAGCTTCGCCGACGGAAACGGCGACGGCATGGGGGACCTCGCGGGTGTCACCGCGCGGCTCCCGTACCTCCGGGACCTCGGTGTCGACGCCGTCTGGCTCAGCCCCTTCTACGCCTCCCCGCAGGCCGACGCCGGTTACGACGTCGCCGACTACCGGGCCATCGACCCGATGTTCGGCACCCTGCTGGACGCCGACGCCCTGATCCGCGAGGCCCACGGTCTGAGCCTGCGCGTCATCGTCGACCTGGTTCCCAACCACTCCTCCGACCAGCACGAGTGGTTCAAGCGCGCCCTCGCCGAGGGACCCGGATCGGCCCTGCGCGAGCGCTACCACTTCCGCCCCGGCAAGGGCACCGACGGCGAACTCCCGCCCAACGACTGGGAGTCCATCTTCGGCGGCCCGGCCTGGACCCGGACCACCGACCCGGACGGCACTCCCGGCGACTGGTATCTGCACCTCTTCGCGCCGGAGCAGCCCGACTTCAACTGGGAACACCCGGCCGTCGCGGACGAGTTCCGCTCCATCCTGCGCTTCTGGCTCGACATGGGCGCCGACGGCTTCCGCGTCGACGTCGCCCACGGCCTCGTCAAGGCGGAGGGCCTGCCGGACCTCGGATCGCACGACCAGCTGAAACTGCTGGGCAACGACGTCATGCCGTTCTTCGACCAGGACGGTGTGCACGAGATCTACCGCAGCTGGCGCACCGTCCTCGACGAGTACTCCGGCGACCGCGTCCTCGTAGCCGAGGCGTGGACCCCGACCGTCGAGCGGACCGCCAACTACGTGCGTCCCGACGAGATGCACCAGGCCTTCAACTTCCAGTACCTGTCGACCGCCTGGGACGCCGCCGAGCTGCGCACCGTCATCGACTCCTCGCTCGACGCGATGCGCCCGGTGGGCGCGCCCACCACCTGGGTGCTCTCCAACCACGACGTCACCCGGCACGCCACCCGCTTCGGCAACCCGCCGGGCCTGGGCACCCAGATCCGTACCCCCGGCGACCGCGAGCTCGGTCTGCGACGGGCTCGCGCGGCGACGCTGCTGATGCTGGCGCTGCCCGGCTCCGCGTACATCTACCAGGGCGAGGAGCTGGGCCTCCCCGACGTCACCGACCTGCCCGACGAGGCCCGCCAGGACCCGTCCTTCTTCCGGGCCGAGGGCCAGGACGGCTACCGCGACGGCTGCCGCGTCCCGATCCCGTGGACCCGCGAGGGCAGCTCGTACGGCTTCGGCAGCGGCGGCAGCTGGCTGCCGCAGCCCGACAGCTGGGGCGAGCTCTCCGTCGAGGCGCAGTCCGGCACGGAGGGCTCCACGCTGGAGCTGTACCGCGCCGCGATCGCCGCACGGCGTGAGCACCCGGGTCTCGGCGCCGGTACGGACGTCGAGTGGCTGGACGCCCCCGAGGGCGTGCTCGCCCTGGGCCGCCCCGGCTTCGTCGCCACCGTCAACACCACCGGAGCGCCGGTGAGCATCGCCGCCCCCGGCACGCTGCTGCTCGCCAGCGGCCCTGTCGCCGTGGACGGCACCACCGTCGAGCTGCCCGCCGACACCACGGTGTGGTGGACGGTGTGA